Proteins from one Setaria italica strain Yugu1 chromosome V, Setaria_italica_v2.0, whole genome shotgun sequence genomic window:
- the LOC101757057 gene encoding zinc finger CCCH domain-containing protein 6 — MEPPHAEEAAAAGGGGGGGEGGRASPGTGLEGPMLRLGLDGGGEGEDGEREADARLPERPGEADCGYYLRTGACGFGERCRYNHPRDRGGTEFGGGTKNGAAPDFPERQGQPVCEYFLKTGTCKFGSNCKYHHPKQDGSVQSVILNNNGFPLRPGEKECSYYMKTGQCKFGSTCKFHHPEFGGIPVTPGIYPPLQSASVPSPHTYAPLANWQMGRSPVVPGSYMPGSYTPMMLSSGMVPLQGWSPYPASVNPVASGGAQQTVQAGPLYGIGHHGSSATIAYGSPYMPYSSSTGQSSNNHQEHGFPERPGQPECQYYMRTGDCKFGATCKYNHPRDWSAAKSNYMFSPLCLPLRPGAQPCAYYAQNGYCRYGVACKYDHPMGTLGYSSSALPLSDMPIAPYPLSFSVATLAPSPSSPEYISTKDPSMNQVASPVAAPEPVGAVLPKGGFPPDTIMRTQTSTTGVGSSSPGGGR; from the exons ATGGAGCCGCCGCacgccgaggaggccgcggccgcaggaggaggaggtggaggtggagaggGCGGCCGCGCGAGCCCCGGCACCGGCCTCGAAG GGCCGATGCTGAGGCTGGggctggacggcggcggggagggggaggacggggagcgggaggcggacgcgcggctgccggagcgcccgggcgaggcggactgcgGCTACTACCTCCGCACGGGCGCCTGCGGCTTCGGGGAGCGCTGCCGCTACAACCACCCCCGCGATCGCGGCGGCACTGAG TTTGGTGGAGGTACCAAGAATGGAGCAGCACCAGACTTTCCAGAGAGACAGGGTCAACCCGTATGCGAG TATTTTTTGAAGACTGGCACTTGTAAATTTGGTTCCAATTGCAAATACCACCATCCTAAGCAAGATGGATCAGTGCAATCTGTTATACTAAACAACAATGGATTCCCTCTACGCCCG GGTGAGAAAGAATGCTCCTACTATATGAAGACTGGGCAGTGCAAGTTTGGTTCTACATGTAAATTTCATCATCCAGAATTTGGTGGTATTCCTGTGACCCCTGGAATATATCCACCATTACAATCAGCATCTGTGCCCTCCCCCCATACATATGCTCCTCTTGCAAATTGGCAAATGGGAAGGTCACCTGTAGTTCCTGGATCATATATGCCAGGCTCATACACTCCGATGATGCTCTCATCTGGAATGGTTCCATTGCAAGGATGGAGCCCTTATCCG GCATCAGTAAATCCTGTAGCATCAGGTGGAGCGCAGCAAACCGTTCAAGCCGGACCACTGTATGGTATAGGACACCATGGATCTTCCGCCACAATTGCTTATGGCAGTCCATACATGCCATATTCTTCCTCAACTGGACAATCGAGCAATAACCATCAAGAACATGGATTCCCTGAGCGGCCAGGGCAGCCTGAGTGTCAGTATTACATGAGAACTGGAGATTGCAAATTTGGAGCTACATGTAAATATAATCATCCTCGAGATTGGAGTGCTGCTAAGTCCAATTATATGTTCAGCCCTCTCTGCCTTCCGCTTCGTCCG GGTGCTCAGCCTTGTGCATACTATGCCCAAAATGGATATTGCAGATATGGAGTTGCATGCAAATATGATCACCCAATGGGTACACTAGGCTACAGTTCATCTGCTTTACCCCTATCTGACATGCCAATTGCTCCCTATCCTCTCAGTTTCTCTGTTGCCACTCTGGCTCCATCTCCGTCTTCCCCAGAATATATTTCAACCAAAGATCCATCTATGAATCAAGTAGCATCACCAGTGGCAGCACCCGAGCCTGTTGGAGCAGTCTTGCCAAAAGGGGGATTCCCTCCAGATACCATTATGCGAACTCAGACTTCTACTACAGGTGTTGGCAGTTCAAGCCCTGGTGGTGGTCGCTGA
- the LOC111257306 gene encoding uncharacterized protein LOC111257306, which produces MESFHDYRMVNNCSIVEQVHEVQCIVKDLEQLKCELPDKFVARYMIAKLPSTWSNFSTTLKHRRKEISVENLIASLDVEEKARMKDVTDKRDRGQSSANMVQKFPRNKNKGENKVVKTTTFKKKKMNKYMDNTSGFSSKIIPEPIASIESSEQFDKHEELIEKYDNADDWKEAVHNEMDLILSNGTWELTERPYGCKLVGCKWVFKNKLRPDDTIEKYKARLMAKGFVINEVDRCVYYRHGGGEEVILCLYMDDILLFDTNIDVINEVKCFLSKSFDTKDLGEADVILNIKLIKDKNGITLSQFHYVEKILNHFGYMDSKLSPTPYDPILQFRKNKKIVKDQLRYS; this is translated from the exons ATGGAGAGCTTCCATGACTATAGGATGGTGAACAACTGTTCTATTGTAGAGCAAGTGCATGAGGTGCAGTGCATTGTGAAGGACCTTGAGCAGCTCAAGTGTGAGTtacccgacaagtttgtggctagATACATGATTGCAAAATTGCCTTCCACGTGGAGCAATTTCTCCACAACTCTGAAACATAGGAGGAAGGAGATATCAGTTGAAAACCTGATagcgtctcttgatgttgaggagaaggCTCGGATGAAAGATGTCACTGATAAAAGAGATCGAGGTCAATCTAGCGCCAACATGGTGCAGAAGTTCCCACGCAACAAGAATAAAGGGGAAAATAAGGTCGTCAAGactactaccttcaagaagaaaaagatgaaCAAAT ATATGGATAACACTTCTGGATTTTCCTCTAAGATAATTCCTGAACCAATTGCATCTATTGAGTCTTCTGAACAATTTGATAAGCATGAGGAGCTCATTGAGAAGTATGACA atgcagatgattggaaagaagctgtCCATAATGAGATGGATTtgattctttctaatggaacctGGGAGCTCACTGAACGACCCTATGGCTGCAAACTGGTGGGTTGTAAATGGGTTTTTAAGAacaagcttaggcctgatgatACTATTGAGAAGTACAAGGCACGGCTTATGGCCAAAG GCTTTGTCATAAATGAGgttgatagatgtgtgtactatcGCCATGGTGGGGGCGAAGAAGTTATATTATGCTTGTATATGGACGACATACTACTCTTTGACACCAATattgatgtgatcaatgaggTTAAGTGTTTTCTATCAAAGAGTTTTGATACGAAAGATCTAGGAGAAGCTGATGTTATTCTGAACATTAAGCTAATTAAGGAtaagaatgggattactctttcTCAATTTCATTATGTGGAGAAGATCTTGAACCACTTTGGCTACATGGACAGCAAGCTTTCTCCAACTCCTTATGATCCTATTTTGCAATTTCGAAAGAATAAGAAAATTGTGAAAGATCAACTGAGATACTCTTAG
- the LOC101757452 gene encoding zinc finger CCCH domain-containing protein 5 produces MEPYGAAKGGGGDAGTGLEESMRRLGLGGGDGDGDAKLPERPGEVDCAYYIRTGSCGYGERCRYNHPRDRDRAAPVNGVGRTAGTVEYPERPGQPLCEYYAKNGTCKFGSNCKFDHPREGGFVPVALNSSGFPIRQGEKECSYYMKTGHCKFGATCKFHHPELGFLSEAPTMYPPVQPSPLSSPHPYPHLANWQMGRPPVVPGSFLPGSYPPMMLPPTLMPMQGWNPYISPMNQVAPAGGQQTVQAGPPYGMSHQGPSSAVTYGSHYAQLYSSTGTSSSNIQEYTLPERPGQPECEHYMKTGTCKYGAACKYHHPQYFSGPKSNCVLSPLGLPLRPGSQPCSYYAHHGFCKFGPTCKFDHPMGTLNYSPSVSSLTDVPVAPYPPSLPLTPMAPYPSPSDLRPQYTLTKDSSANPPAVPGTTYGPVGTISKVYAPHTLIRSPTSAAAGMQA; encoded by the exons ATGGAGCCGTACGGGGCGGCgaagggcggcgggggcgacgcCGGCACCGGCTTGGAAG AGTCGATGCGGAGGCTGGGgctcggcggcggggacggggacggggacgcgAAGCTGCCGGAGCGGCCGGGCGAGGTGGACTGCGCCTACTACATCCGCACGGGCTCCTGCGGATACGGGGAGCGCTGCCGCTACAACCACCCCCGCGACCGCGATCGGGCCGCCCCG GTTAATGGAGTTGGAAGGACTGCAGGTACAGTGGAGTACCCGGAGCGACCAGGACAGCCACTTTGTGAG tACTATGCGAAGAATGGGACCTGTAAATTTGGTTCCAATTGCAAGTTCGATCATCCCAGGGAAGGTGGTTTTGTACCTGTGGCATTAAACAGCAGTGGGTTCCCTATACGTCAG GGTGAAAAGGAATGCTCCTATTACATGAAAACCGGGCATTGCAAGTTTGGAGCTACATGTAAATTCCATCACCCAGAACTTGGTTTTCTTTCAGAGGCGCCTACCATGTATCCGCCAGTGCAACCATCGCCTCTTTCCTCCCCCCATCCATATCCACATCTTGCCAATTGGCAAATGGGGAGGCCTCCTGTTGTGCCAGGGTCATTTTTACCAGGCTCGTATCCACCAATGATGCTTCCACCTACACTTATGCCAATGCAAGGATGGAACCCTTATATT TCACCTATGAACCAAGTTGCGCCAGCTGGGGGACAGCAAACTGTTCAAGCCGGACCACCTTATGGCATGTCGCACCAGGGGCCTAGCTCTGCAGTAACTTATGGCAGTCATTATGCACAGCTGTATTCTTCAACTGGGACTTCAAGCAGCAACATACAAGAATATACCTTACCAGAGCGGCCTGGGCAGCCTGAATGTGAACACTACATGAAGACAGGAACCTGTAAATATGGAGCTGCCTGCAAATACCATCATCCTCAATACTTCAGTGGACCAAAATCTAATTGTGTGCTTAGCCCTCTTGGTCTTCCACTTCGTCCT GGTTCTCAGCCTTGTAGTTACTATGCACACCATGGCTTTTGCAAGTTTGGGCCGACATGCAAGTTTGATCACCCAATGGGTACTCTAAACTATAGTCCTTCAGTGTCGTCACTTACTGATGTGCCAGTTGCTCCGTATCCTCCCAGTTTGCCTCTTACTCCTATGGCTCCATATCCGTCACCTTCTGATCTGCGGCCACAATACACTCTAACCAAGGATTCCTCTGCTAATCCACCAGCAGTTCCTGGAACTACTTATGGACCTGTTGGGACAATATCAAAGGTTTATGCTCCGCACACGCTTATCCGATCCCCAACATCCGCAGCTGCTGGCATGCAAGCGTGA
- the LOC101758123 gene encoding flowering-promoting factor 1-like protein 1 produces MSGVWVFKNGVVRLVENGAAGGGEAVRKRKALVHTPSGQVVRSYAELESELRALGWERYYEDPALYQFHKRGSLDLISLPADFARFSSVHMYDIVIKNRDSFRVVDV; encoded by the coding sequence ATGTCGGGCGTGTGGGTGTTCAAGAACGGGGTGGTGCGGCTGGTGGAGaacggggcggcgggcggcggcgaggcggtgcgGAAGCGGAAGGCGCTGGTGCACACGCCGAGCGGGCAGGTGGTGAGGTCGTACGCGGAGCTGGAGTCGGAGCTGCGGGCGCTGGGGTGGGAGCGCTACTACGAGGACCCGGCGCTGTACCAGTTCCACAAGCGCGGGTCGCTGGACCTCATCTCTCTCCCCGCCGACTTCGCAAGGTTCTCCTCCGTCCACATGTACGACATCGTCATCAAGAACCGGGACTCCTTCAGGGTCGTCGACGTCTGA
- the LOC101758537 gene encoding protein RALF-like 22 has protein sequence MARLLRAAAFLLLAVLAVALAALPAPASAGAGDLASELLVVRRGSSGGRACRGTVGECMEYADVDAEGEGDVAGMATGGSKRRVLQGGSGYIGYDALRRDNVPCSQRGASYYNCQPGAEANPYSRGCNAITQCRG, from the coding sequence ATGGCGCGCCTTCTCCGCGCCGCGgcgttcctcctcctcgcggTGCTGGCCGTGGCCCTCGCGGCgctcccggcgccggcgtcggcgggcgCCGGGGACCTGGCCAGCGAGCTCCTCGTGGTGCGGCGCGGCAGTAGCGGCGGGCGCGCGTGCCGGGGCACGGTGGGCGAGTGCATGGAGTACGCGGACGTGGACGCCGAGGGCGAGGGCGACGTGGCCGGGATGGCCACCGGCGGCAGCAAGCGCCGCGTGCTGCAGGGCGGGTCCGGGTACATCGGCTACGACGCGCTGCGCAGGGACAACGTGCCCTGCTCCCAGCGCGGCGCCTCCTACTACAACTGCCAGCCCGGCGCCGAGGCCAACCCCTACTCCCGCGGCTGCAACGCCATCACCCAGTGCAGGGGCTGA
- the LOC111257307 gene encoding F-box protein SKIP23-like, which produces MEQAVAGRDWSQLPADLVVLVLGALEVPELLRSAAVCRSWRAAYKLDPRLDATPLFRGPCLLYSSADRDADVATLRSLSESAAADHTTSTRRRHHVTLPAPSFRGRYVVGSSHGWLITADEQSELFLVNPVTRAQIALPPVKTMRSLNLRLARSSKALQGYFLHYMDVAAGCRNSHMYDLREFYDPNEARFLLYRRVALSADPSSGNCIVLIIHCFQEQLSFARIGDAEWTWIHGEEHFCHYQDLFYNDKDSLFYALRGTGEVHTIDFSGSSSPVVKIIFKKVVNYIDNYKYLVRAPRGDLIQVWRDDDVVDNGEWVTKKLVVYKMDLVHQKVAEVKDLQGYALFLGFNTSFFLPVACSPMLKANCIYHTDDNTEYIGGHKFSRRHIVAFSLDENVFAEFLPCDSRLNWPPPIWIRPSCEWVG; this is translated from the coding sequence ATGGAGCAAGCCGTCGCGGGGCGCGATTGGTCTCAGCTCCCGGCggacctcgtcgtcctcgtcctcggcgcGCTGGAGGTCCCCGAGctcctccgctccgccgccgtctgccGCTCTTGGCGCGCCGCGTACAAGCTCGACCCCCGGCTTGACGCGACCCCCCTCTTCCGCGGCCCGTGCCTGCTCTACTCCTCTGCCGATCGCGACGCCGACGTGGCGACGCTGCGCAGCCTCTccgagtccgccgccgccgaccacacCACTAGCACCAGGCGCCGCCACCATGTCACCCTCCCCGCCCCGTCCTTCCGCGGCCGCTACGTCGTCGGCTCCTCCCACGGCTGGCTTATCACTGCCGACGAGCAGTCGGAGCTTTTCCTCGTCAATCCAGTCACGCGTGCTCAGATCGCGCTCCCGCCGGTGAAGACCATGAGGAGCTTGAACCTTCGTCTTGCTAGATCCTCCAAGGCCCTCCAAGGCTACTTCCTTCACTACATGGATGTCGCAGCAGGGTGTCGTAACTCGCACATGTACGACCTGCGGGAATTTTATGATCCAAATGAAGCTCGCTTCTTGCTATACAGGAGGGTTGCCCTTTCTGCTGATCCGTCCAGTGGAAACTGCATCGTCCTGATCATCCACTGTTTCCAAGAGCAGCTTTCCTTCGCAAGGATTGGGGATGCCGAGTGGACATGGATTCACGGCGAAGAACACTTCTGCCATTACCAAGATCTTTTCTACAACGACAAGGACTCCCTGTTCTACGCCCTCCGAGGAACTGGAGAGGTTCACACCATTGATTTCAGTGGATCATCATCTCCTGTGGTGAAAATCATCTTcaaaaaagttgtcaactataTAGACAACTACAAGTATCTTGTTAGAGCACCGAGGGGTGACCTCATTCAGGTCTGGAGGGACGACGATGTTGTCGACAACGGTGAGTGGGTCACTAAGAAGCTGGTTGTGTACAAGATGGATCTTGTTCACCAGAAGGTCGCTGAAGTGAAGGACCTACAGGGATATGCCCTGTTCCTTGGTTTCAACACCTCATTTTTCCTCCCAGTTGCATGCTCCCCTATGTTGAAGGCGAACTGTATCTACCATACTGATGACAACACGGAGTACATCGGAGGACACAAATTCAGTCGGCGCCATATTGTTGCTTTCAGCCTCGATGAAAATGTCTTCGCTGAATTCTTGCCCTGTGATTCAAGGCTCAACTGGCCGCCTCCTATTTGGATTAGACCCTCGTGTGAATGGGTTGGCTGA